The Saccharomyces cerevisiae S288C chromosome VII, complete sequence genome includes a region encoding these proteins:
- the AGA2 gene encoding Aga2p (Adhesion subunit of a-agglutinin of a-cells; C-terminal sequence acts as a ligand for alpha-agglutinin (Sag1p) during agglutination, modified with O-linked oligomannosyl chains, linked to anchorage subunit Aga1p via two disulfide bonds), which produces MQLLRCFSIFSVIASVLAQELTTICEQIPSPTLESTPYSLSTTTILANGKAMQGVFEYYKSVTFVSNCGSHPSTTSKGSPINTQYVF; this is translated from the coding sequence ATGCAGTTACTTCGctgtttttcaatattttctgttATTGCTTCAGTTTTAGCACAGGAACTGACAACTATATGCGAGCAAATCCCCTCACCAACTTTAGAATCGACGCCGTACTCTTTGTCAACGACTACTATTTTGGCCAACGGGAAGGCAATGCAAGgagtttttgaatattaCAAATCAGTAACGTTTGTCAGTAATTGCGGTTCTCACCCCTCAACAACTAGCAAAGGCAGCCCCATAAACACACAGTATGTTTTTTGA
- the RPL24A gene encoding 60S ribosomal protein eL24 RPL24A (Ribosomal 60S subunit protein L24A; forms two bridges within ribosome, stimulates translation initiation and elongation; homologous to mammalian ribosomal protein L24, no bacterial homolog; RPL24A has a paralog, RPL24B, that arose from the whole genome duplication) gives MKVEIDSFSGAKIYPGRGTLFVRGDSKIFRFQNSKSASLFKQRKNPRRIAWTVLFRKHHKKGITEEVAKKRSRKTVKAQRPITGASLDLIKERRSLKPEVRKANREEKLKANKEKKKAEKAARKAEKAKSAGTQSSKFSKQQAKGAFQKVAATSR, from the coding sequence ATGAAGGTTGAAATCGATTCTTTTTCAGGTGCCAAAATCTACCCAGGCAGAGGTACCTTGTTTGTCCGTGGTGACTCCAAAATCTTCAGATTCCAAAACTCCAAATCTGCCTCTTTGTTCaagcaaagaaagaacCCAAGAAGAATCGCTTGGACTGTCTTATTCAGAAAGCATCACAAGAAGGGTATCACCGAAGAAGTTGCTAAGAAGAGATCTAGAAAAACCGTTAAGGCCCAAAGACCAATTACCGGTGCTTCTTTGGACTTGATCAAGGAAAGAAGATCTTTGAAGCCAGAAGTTAGAAAGGCTAacagagaagaaaaattgaaggccaacaaagaaaagaagaaggctGAAAAGGCTGCTAGAAAGGCTGAAAAGGCTAAGTCTGCTGGTACTCAAAGTTCTAAGTTCTCCAAGCAACAAGCTAAGGGTGCTTTCCAAAAGGTTGCTGCTACTTCTCGTTAA
- the CGR1 gene encoding Cgr1p (Protein involved in nucleolar integrity and processing of pre-rRNA; has a role in processing rRNA for the 60S ribosome subunit; transcript is induced in response to cytotoxic stress but not genotoxic stress; relocalizes from nucleus to nucleolus upon DNA replication stress), with protein sequence MVNETGESQKAAKGTPVSGKVWKAEKTPLRAKSRVVKNKKLTSWELKKQKRLEDKQFKERLKALKDEKEEARQAKITMLKERREKKEENERYERLAAKMHAKKVERMRRREKRNKALKER encoded by the coding sequence ATGGTGAATGAAACAGGAGAAAGTCAAAAAGCGGCAAAAGGCACTCCAGTTAGTGGGAAGGTATGGAAGGCAGAAAAGACACCGCTGAGGGCCAAAAGCAGAGTCGTTAAGAACAAGAAGTTAACATCATGGGagttgaaaaaacaaaaaagactCGAAGATAAACAGTTCAAAGAAAGATTGAAGGCTTTGAAGGATGAGAAGGAAGAAGCTCGTCAAGCTAAAATAACCATGTTAAAGGAAAGAAGAGAGAAGAAGGAAGAGAATGAAAGATACGAACGTTTGGCTGCTAAGATGCATGCTAAGAAGGTTGAAAGAATGAGAAGAAGAGAGAAAAGGAACAAGGCTTTAAAAGAACGTTAG
- the RPL30 gene encoding 60S ribosomal protein eL30 RPL30 (Ribosomal 60S subunit protein L30; involved in pre-rRNA processing in the nucleolus; autoregulates splicing of its transcript; homologous to mammalian ribosomal protein L30, no bacterial homolog), with the protein MAPVKSQESINQKLALVIKSGKYTLGYKSTVKSLRQGKSKLIIIAANTPVLRKSELEYYAMLSKTKVYYFQGGNNELGTAVGKLFRVGVVSILEAGDSDILTTLA; encoded by the exons ATG GCCCCAGTTAAATCCCAAGAATCTATCAACCAAAAGTTGGCTTTGGTTATCAAGTCTGGTAAGTACACCTTAGGTTACAAGTCCACTGTCAAGTCTTTGAGACAAGGTAAGTCTAAGTTGATCATCATTGCCGCTAACACTCCAGTTTTGAGAAAGTCCGAATTGGAATATTACGCTATGTTGTCCAAGACTAAGGTCTACTACTTCCAAGGTGGTAACAACGAATTGGGTACTGCTGTCGGTAAGTTATTCAGAGTCGGTGTTGTCTCTATTTTGGAAGCTGGTGACTCTGATATCTTGACCACCTTGGCTTAA